From Halorussus lipolyticus:
GAAGCGATTCAGGACCTCCTGCTGTTGGTTCTGGGTCATCCCGTCGCTCCCCTCCTTGTCGCCCTGTCCGACGAACCGCTGGGTGTCGAAGTGTTCGCCGAGGAACTCGGTCAGGGCCTCGGCGGTGTCGCGCGACTCGGTGAAGACGATGACGCGCTCGCCGTTCTCGATGCCCAGCGTCTCGGCGATTCGCATCCGGGCACGGGAGTATTTCGGGTGGAGGTCGTCGTACTCTTCGGCCCTGCGCATCGCCTCCTTGACTTTGGGTTCGGAGACGAACCGCTGGCTTGCCTTCGACGCGCCCGACGATTTGGCGGCGTTGCGCTGGCGCTCGAAGTACCGCCGGAGGGCCTCGACGCTCTGGGTCTCGACGTAGGTGACTGCGGTCCTGAGCTTTCGGATTTCGGCGAGGGCGGACATCCCCTTGAACCCCTCCGACTGGTCGTTGTCGATGAGTTGCTGGAGTTCCGCCCGCATCTTCTTCAAGTCGGTCTCCGAGAGGTTCGCGCTCGATTTGTTGGTGATACCGAGTTCCTTCAACTTCTCCAGTCGGTCCTCTACGACCTCGTTCAGCGCGTCCCGGATTTCGAGTACGTCGTCGGGAAGTTCGACGCGCTCCCACTCCACGTCGGTCTCGTGGGTGTACTCGGCCACGTCGGAGTCCTCCTCGGTCATCACCTCCACGTTGTCGATGCCGAGGTTCTCACAGACTTCGAGGATTTCCTCCTCGTCGCCGCCGGGCGAGGCGCTCATCCCCGTCACGAGGGGATTCTGGGCGTCTTGATGGTACCGCTCGGCGATGTAGTTGTAGGCGTAGTCGCCGGTCGCGCGGTGACACTCGTCGAAGGTGACGTGGGTGACCTCGCGGAGGTCGATTCTGCTTCCCACGAGGTCGTTCTCCACGACTTGCGGGGTGGCGATGACCACCGAGGCGTCCTGCCAGAGTTCGGTTCGGTCGTCGGGCGACACTTCGCCCGTGAACACCACGATGTCCTCGTCAGGAATCTGGAGGGCCTCGCGGTAGAAGTCGGCGTGTTGCTGGACGAGCGGTTTCGTCGGCGCGAGGAGCAGGCTCTTTCCCCCCACGTCGGCCAGTCGCTCGGCGGTCACCAGCAGACTCACGGTGGTCTTGCCCAGTCCGGTCGGCAGACAGACCAGCGTGTGGTCGTCCTTGGCCGACCCCGCGAGTTGCAACTGGTACATCCGCCGCTCGATGAACTCCCCGGCGAGAAGTTCGTGGTCCACGTACTGCTGGTCCCCGGTGGTCGCCATTCACACCGGGGTTGGTCGGCAAGTGATTAAAGCGTTCGCCTATCGGGGTGAAAGTGAAACTCGCCGCCGAGTCACCGCAGGTGAATGAAAATATTGCTCAAAGAATTAAAAACACGTCCAAAGAATCCTTTTCGGTGGTTCTCACACCGTCACGGTCGGCAGGAACCGCAGTGCGACGTACATCACGACCGCCGAGACGACCGGAATCGTGATGTTGTCGTCTATCACGTAGCCCGCGATGATGGGCTTCATGCCGTCGGCAAGCGTGGCGGACAGCGCCCCGAGGACCGCGGCGACCAGCGGAAGCCCCGACAGACTGGTGATGAGCAGACACACCCCGAAGGTCAGCAGGAGCGTGTGTGTCGCTTTCACGCCCAACTCGCCGGACCCGGCCAACCCGCTGATTGGGTCGGCGATGGTGAGCATCAGCATCGCGGGAATCGAGATGCGGGGCGAGAACGCCAGCACCGCCACCGTCATCCCGAAGATGTAGAGCGCGTAGCCAGCGAGGTTCTCCTGTTCGTACTCGCGGGTCAACTCGTCGAAGATGCGCCAGTCGAGGCCGACGAACAGTCGGATTACTTCTAACACGACTGCGCCGACCGAACTCGCCACGAGCAAGAGTCGTAACTGGTCGTAGTTGGCGAGGCCCAACAGGTAGAGCGCCGGATAGCCCGTCCCCGAGACGTGGACGAGTCGGCGCTTGACCTCGCTGTGGAGTGACACGGTTACTGTTCGGCAGTCGGCGCGTCCAGTTCCGCGAAGGTTGTCTCGCCCGCTCGGAGGTCCGCGAGGACATCGGGCAGGTCCGCGACGGGGACTCGAACTTGGTCGGTCGAGTCGCGCTCGCGGAGAGTGACCGTATCGTCCTCCAGCGCCTCGTAGTCAACCGTCACGCAGAACGGGGTGCCAACCTCGTCCTGTCGCCGGTAGCGCCGACCGATGTTCCCCGAGTCGTCGTAGGTCACGTCCAGACCCTCTGCTCGGAGGTCGTCGGTGATTTCGCGGGCCAACTCGCCCATGCCGTCCTTGTCCATCAGCGGGAAGACGCCGACGAAGGTGGGCGCGACTTCGGGTTCGAGCGAGAGGCGCTTGCGGGTCTCGCCCTCGATTTCGTCCTCGCCGTAGGCGTGGTCGAGGACCGTGTAGATAACCCGGTCGATACCGATGGAGGGTTCCACGACGTGGGGCATGACGTGTTCGCCCGTCTCCTTCTGCTCCTCGACGCCGAATCCGGTCTTCTCGGTCGGGAGGGTGTACTCGTCGCCGTCGATTTCGACCGTGACCTCCTCGTCCTCGAAGGCGGACCGGTCGCGCTCGGCGAGTTGTTCGAGGGCGTCGGCGATGTCGCCCGCCTTGCCGCCGAACTCCGGGCCGAGGTAGCTCATGTCGGGGTCCACGGTGGCGCGTTCGACCACCTTCGGTTCGTCGTACTGCTTGAAGATGGTGAAGTCGTCGTCGGAGTACTCGTCGTGCTTCGAGAGGTCGTAGTCGCTCCGGTAGGCGTAGCCCGTAATCTCTATCCAGTCGCCGCCGACTTCGGCCTCGGCGTCCCAACAGTCCGCGGCGTAGTGGGCGAGTTCGCCCGAGAGGTGCTGGCGGAACCGGAATCGGTCCATGTCCACGCCGATGGACTCGTACCACTGCTTGCCGACGCCCAGATAGTAGGCGACCCACTCGTTGACGAGGCCCTCGTCTACCGCTTCCTGCACCGTCTTGTGGACGTACTCGGTGCCGTCCTCCGCTTGCTGTTCCGCGGGGTAGAGGGGTAGCTCCACGTCCGCCACGCGCTCGATGTCAGGTTCGTCTTCGGTCGGGTCGATGAAGTGTTCCAGCTCGGCCTGCGTGAACTCCCGAACCCGGACGATGGACTTGCGAGGAGAAATCTCGTTCCGGTAGGCCTTGCCGATTTGGGTGATGCCGAACGGTAGCTGATTCCGGGCGTACTCGGCGAGTTGCGGGAACTCCACGAAGATTCCCTGCGCCGTCTCCGGGCGTAGATAGCCCGGCGAGGAGCTACCCGGTCCGATGTTGGTCTCGAACATCAGGTTGAAGTCGTCCACGGGTTCGCCGGCCAACTCGGCACCGCAGTTGGGACACTGCAGGTCGTGGTCGGCGATGAGGTCCTCGATGTCCGGAATCGAGATGCTTTCTGCCTCCTCGATGTCGGTGTTGTCCTCCACGAGGTGGTCGGCCCGATGGCTCTCGCCGCACTCGGGGCACTCGACCAGCATGTCGTCGAAGGTGTCGAGGTGGCCCGAGGCCTCGAAGACGGGTTCGGGCATCACGGTCGGGGCGTCGATTTCGCGGTGGCCCTCCCGGCGCTGGAACCGGTCGCGCCACGAGTTCTCGATGTTGTCCTTGAGGGTCGCGCCCTGCGGACCGTAGGTGTAGAACCCCGAGACGCCGCCGTAGGCCCCCGCCGACTGGAAGAAGTAGCCCCGGCGCTTGGCCAGTTCCACGAGGTCAGAACTGCTCATCGGAGCGCCTCCAGCAGGTTGATGTCCCGGACGATGCCGGTGAGTCGGTCGCCGTTCACCAGCGGAATCTGCTCGACGTCGTTGCGGAGCATCATCTGGGCGGCCTCTTTCGCGGTCTTCTCGCCAGAGACCGTCACCACGTCGTGGGTCATGAACTCCTCGACGGGCGCGGCGGGAATCTCGACGTTCCGGGTCGGCAGGTAGCGCTTGCCGACTGCCTTGATTGACTCCCACTTCCAGTCGTCGTCCTCGTCGGCGATGGAGTCGCCGGTGTCGTCCTCGCCCTCCACGACGCGAGCGACCTCGATGATGTCCACCTCGGTCAGCACGCCGTCCATCTCGCCCTCCTCGTCGAGGACGACCGCGTAGGGCAGATTCGCGTAGTAGAGTTCGCGCTCGGCGACCGTCAGGGGCACCTCGTCGTAGGTGGTGTTCACGTCGCGCGAGGCGATGTCGCCGACCTGTTCGTCGCCGTCCGCGTCCCCGTCGGCGATAGCCCGCACCACGTCGGTCACGGTGACGATACCCTCTAACTCGCCGTCCACGACCGGCACTCTGCGCGCTCCCTCGGCGACCATCAGGTCCGCAACCTCCTCGATGGTGGTGTCTTGGGTGGTCGTCGGGACCTCGCGCATCAGCATGGCGAGTTGGTCCTCGTCGGGGTTCTCGATGAGGTCGTCCCGAGAGATGAGGCCGCGGAACTCCTCGCTTCCGCCCGTGTTCTTCACGACCGGCACGGACGAGAACGAGCGTTCCTGTAGGTACTCTAGCACGTCGTCGCGGGTGCCCGGAAGCTCCACGGTCACGACCTCCGAGCGGGGCGTCATGGCTTCGCCGACTTTCATATTCGCGCGATACGGGTTGGGACGCCTTGTAGTCTACGAACCGGACATTCGCTCTGGTGGCCGCCGAGACCGATTTCGTGGGATTCGAGGACGATTAGCGTCTCGTGCCTATTTATAATTGTCTCCGGCGCGCGCTTGCGCGGCGGCTTGCTCGCCGCGCCAAACCGCGCGAGGGATGAGGACCGCAGGGTGTGAGCGAATGCGAACCCCGAGGCTGGCGAGACGCGACGCGTCTCGCTGATCTGCGAACGTGGTTCGCAGAGACCGCAATCGGTTGGGGAGGACGTGGCCTGCGGTCGCGGTGCGGTTGCGGTAGACGGCGTTGTTCACGCCTGAAGCTAGCTTCTCGGAACCTTCCCACTGCTAATCGTGATACCGAACCTTCCGTTCGACTCTGAAGACGACCAAGACGAACGAGGAGAAACTGGCAATTCAGAGTGCGGCTTCTAGCCCGAACTTTCGTCTTACTCCGCCTCGTCGTCCTCGTCCAGTGCGCCCTCGAAGTCTACGTCGTAGCCCGCGTACTTGTGCGGGTCGGGGAAGAACTTCTCCACGTCGTCGTGGCGGAACGACCCGAGGTGGGTCTGGTCTAACGTCTGGACGTGGGTGTACATCATGTCCTCTTTCAGCGCGGTCTTGACGAGGCCCGGCGCGTGGCGGACCTCGAAGTTGCCCGCGATGAGGATGGCCGTCTCCGACTCGGGGTCCAGCAGTTGCGTGAGCATGAAGATGCGGCCCTGCATCTCGTTGCGGAACACCCGGTACTCGGGGAACTTGCCGGTCTCGACGGCCTCAGCGAACGGTTCGGCCTTGTTGTCGGGGACGACGTGGACGAACCCCCAGCGGTCGGTCTCGCCCGAATCGGGGTTGGTCGGCGCGGTGTGGCCCGCGCCGATGGTCACGACGTCCCACCCTTCGTCTTCGAGGTCCTCGGCCATCGCCGCCATGTCGTCGAGGGTGCGTTGCCACGCGCCCTTGTGAACGTCGGAACTCGCGGCAATCTGCTCTGCGTAATCGGGTTTGTCGTCACCTTCCCCAGTCTTTGGCATGTGTCCGCCTGACGACCTACTGCGGGTAAAAACTGTTGTTTGGGGACCAACGAAGGACGACCGAGAAACGGAGTCCGTCGTCCGAATCGGTCGAGACGACGCTCGCTGGAGCGCCGACCGCACGACTCAGAGCAATCTATACGCTTCTTTAGAAAATAGAGAAGCGCGTCTAACTATGGTACAGATTGTTTTCGAAAACGAAGAACTACGTCGCCCTACGCCACGACGCCGAAGACCGTCTCCATCAGGAACGACCACGCGAGCGTGGCCAGACTGGCGACGAACAACTTCGCGCCGACCGAAAGGCGCTCCTCCGGCGGGAGCGAGTACTGCGACAGCGGCGGAATCCGCTGAACTATCGCCTGAAACGTGGTCTCGTCCCTGCCGCCGATGACCGACCCGGACGGCTCGTTTTTGGTCACTTTGACCTTGCCGTCGTCGGTCTCTTTGGTGTCCCACGGCGCGTCGGGCCGGAGTTGGAAGGTCGCGTAGCCGAACAGCAGGATACCGACGACGAACATCACGAACTTCGCGGTCACGAGGCCGCCGCCGAGGAGGAATCCGAGGAGCGCCCCGAGGACGAACACCACTGCGGCCACGGCGATGCCGTAGGTCACGGCGTCGAGGGCTTGGCGTGCGCGCCGCGAGGTCGTGGACTGAGACATCTACCGCTCGGTGTAGGGGACGAACTCGTCGGGGTCAGTGTACTCGGACTTGTGGCGGTGACAGTGACTGACCCGGCCGGTGTCGCTGACGACGTGGTGGTCCGGACTCTCGGAGTCACAGATACTGCCGAACTCCTCGCGCAGGACCGTGCGGGCCTCGTCCTCCTTGTTCTCCTCGACGTACCCGGCGGCTTGGTCGATGTGGCGCTCGACGTCCGACGACAGGTCGATGTCCTCGAACAGTTCGCGCTTGATTTCGCCGATGTCGGAGAACCGGGTTTCCATCCCGAGCATCTCCTTGGCCTGCTCGGTCAGGGACTTGTCGGCGCGGGACCGCTCGCGCAGGACCTCGCGGAACACCTCGATGGCGACCCACGTGTCGGCGTCCATGTCCTGATACTTGTCGGGCCGAATCTTCATCGGACACCGGGTCGTGAACGGACATCCCTTCGGCGGGTCGCGCGGACTCGGCGGCGTCCCGCGAAGCGTGACCCGCTCTTTCTGCGAGGTCGGGTCGGGTTCCGGAATCGCCGACAACAGCGAGTGGGTGTAGGGGTTCTTCGGGTTCTCGAACAACTCGGAGGTGTCGCCCAGTTCCATGATGTTGCCCAGATACATCACGGCCACTCGGTCGCAGATGTGGCGGACCACCGAGAGGTCGTGGGCGATGAACAGGTAGGTCAGGCCGAACTCGTCCTGCAAGTCCTCCAGCAGGTTGAGAATCTGGGCCTGCACCGACACGTCCAGCGCCGAGACCGGTTCGTCCAGCACGACGAACTCGGGTTCGAGCGCCAGCGCCCGCGCGATGCCGATACGCTGGCGCTGACCGCCCGAGAACTGGTGGGGGTACCGGTAGTAGTGTTCCGGTTGAAGCCCCACCACGTCCAGCAGTTCCCGGACGCGCTCTCTGCGCTCTTGGGGCGTGTTCCAGTCGTGAACGTCGAGCGGTTCCCGGATAATTTCGCCGACGGTCATCCGGTCGTTGAGACTCGACTCGGGGTCTTGGAACACCATCTGGCTGTTTCGCCGCCAGTCTTTGAGTTCCTTCCCGGATAGCTCCGTGATGTCGGTGCCGTCGAACAGCACTTCGCCAGAGGTGGCGTCCTCCAACTGGATGAGCGTCCGGCCGAGCGTGGTCTTGCCACACCCGGATTCGCCGACCAGTCCGAGGGTCTCCCCGCGCTTGATTTCGAAGTCTACGCCGTCGACGGCTTTGACGGGATTCGAATCGACGATTCCGCCCTCGTCGTAGTAGGTCTTTAGTTCGTTGACCTCTACGAGCGTCTCGCCCGTGGCGACGCTGACGGACTCCTGTTGGATTTGCTCGCTCATCGTTCACTCACCTCTCGCTGGCTCTCTCTCTGCTCGTGCAACTCGACGGCCTCCTGTTGGGAGGCGTCCTCGGGATAGAGGAGACACGCCGCGGTGTGGTCGTCGGCCTCGCTGTTGACTTCGACCGACGAGGGGTGGACGTGCGTGCAGTCCTCGAACGCCTTCGGACACCGCGGTTCGAACCGACAGTAGGTCGCGGCCTCGTTGGGCGTCGGCACGTCGCCCTCGATGGTCGAGAGCCGGTCGGCGTCTGGCTGGTTGCCCGGAATCGACTGGAGGAGGCCCTGCGTGTAGGGATGACGCGGATTCTCGAACAGTTCTTCGACCGGCGCGCTCTCGACGATTTCGCCCGCGTACATCACGTTCACTTGGTCGGAAATCTCTGCGATGACACCCATGTCGTGGGTGATGAACATGATGGCGAGGTCTCGCTCGTCCTGCAGGTCCTGTAGCAACTCCAGAATCTGGGCCTGAATCGTCACGTCGAGCGCGGTCGTTGGCTCGTCGCAGATGAGGAGTTCGGGGTCGCAGGCCAGCGCCATGGCGATGACGGCGCGCTGGCGCATCCCGCCCGAGAACTCGTGGGGGTACTCCTTGACGCGCCGCGAGGCGTCCGGAATTCCGACCGCTTCGAGCAGGTTGATGGCCTCGTCGGTGGCCTCAGCGCCTCGCAGGTCTTGGTGGAGTCGCAGGGCCTCCTTGATTTGGTTGCCCACCGTGTACACCGGGTTGAGCGAGGTCAGCGGGTCTTGGAAGACCATTGCGATGTCGCTTCCCCGGAGGTTCCGATACTGCTTCTCGGACTTGTCGGTTAGCTCCTCGCCGTCGAAGGTGATACTGCTCCCTTTCAGCACTCGGCCCGGCGAGTCCACGAGGCCCATGATGGACCGCGCGGTCACGCTCTTGCCAGACCCGGATTCGCCGACGATACCGACCGTCTCGCCCCGGTGGATGTCGAAACTGATGCCGTCCACCGCGCGGATGACCTCCTTGTCCGTGAAGAACGCGGTCTGGAGGTTGTCTACCGAGAGGAGGGCGTCCTCCTCGCTTCGGACCGCGGAGGACTCTTGCTGTGCCATCAGGCACCACCTCCGGAGGCCGCGACTTCGGCACCGTCGCTTTCGCCGCCCTCACTCTGCGGGTCGATGGCGTCGCGGATACCGTCGCCGAGCGCGTTGAACGCGGTCACGACCAGCACAATCATCACGCCGGGGATGAACGAGATGTGCCACGACGACGTGGTGACGTAGGACTGGCCGATGTTGACCGCTCGGCCCCACTCGGGCGTCGGCGGGTTGATACCCAGTCCGAGGAAGGACAGGCCGGCGACTGCGACGATGATACCGCCGAGAGTCATCGAGGCGTACACCAGCAGATAGCCCAAGATGTAGGGGGCCATGTGTTTCTGCATCGTGACTCTGGGTCGTTGACCGAAGCTTTTGGCGGCGTCGATCCACTCCTGCTCGGAGACCTGCATCGCTGGCCCACGCACCGACCGCCAGAGGAAGGGCCATCCCGTTCCGGCGAAGATGAGCGCCAGTACGAACCCGCCGCTGTAGATGTCGGCTATCCACGTCTCCCCGAGGACCACCGATAACAGCATCACGAACAGTAGTCTGGGTAACGACATGATTGAGTCACCCACGATGACCACCGCGAGGTCTACCAGCCCCTTGTAGTAGGCCGTCAACAGCGCGAACGCCACCGCGATGAGACCGCTCACCCCGATGGAGATGAGACCGATGAACAGTGATACCCTCGCACCGGCCGCCATGAAGGTGAACATGTCTTTCCCTGTCGGTAATGTCCCGAAGGGGTGGAACCGGCCGAAATCGTCGTACTGCATCGGTCCGACGTTCCGGTCGGGCGTCCCCTGCGAGCGCGACCCGAGGTTGGCCGACCCGACCGTAATGTTCTCCAACTGGCCTTGGTCGTTGTAGTACTCGATGTGGTGTGAGTAGGGGTTCGAAATCGTCCGTTCGACGGTGGTCGGACCCAGCGCCGGAGCGAACAGCGCGAGGACGATGAACCCGAAGACGATGACTGCGCCGAACTGACCCCACCGGTGGCCGCGAAGGCGGTCAACCATGTCGTCGCGGGGCGTCCAGTCGGCGTAGCGGTAATGCTCTCGGAAGACGAGATAGCCTCGCCAGAGCCAGAGCATCCAGATGAACGCGTAGGCGTAGACGAGGACGACTCGAATCGCCCATGCGTAGGCCGGGGCGAGGTTCAGGAAGGTTTCCTTCCACGCTCCGCCCGGCGTCTGATAGCCGTTGTTCGCAATGAGGTCTCGCGTGAGGAGCGTCGGCAGGTCAACCGGAGCACCGACGAGTCCGGTCAAGAAGTTGATGACTGCGCCTGCCTCAAAGGAGAACAGCAACAGCGCACCGGCGAACCACTTCAGCGCCGGGCCGGGGTTCTCTTGAATTCGCTCTCGGAGTGGCGCGTCGTCTTGTTGGTCTACACTCATCTTAGGCACCTCCGTCGTACCCGACTCGCGGGTCGATTATCGTGTACAGGAAGTCTTGCATGATGTTGATGAGGACGACGATGAGGATGAAGATGAACATCAGCGACCCCACCAGCGGCATGTCGCCGTTCTTGACCGCTTGGAAGAACAGGTAGCCGATTCCGCTGATGTCGAAGACGCTCTCGACCAGCACCGACCCGCCGAGGAGGATGAACGCCTCGCTCGTGATAATCGGGACGAGCGGGATGAGCGCGTTCCGGAAGATGTGTTTCCAGACGAGCGACCGGGGCGGGACGCCCTTTGCTCTCGCCGTCTCGATGAAGTTGGAGTTGACCGTCTCCAGCACCGCGGTCCGCCCGATACGCATCTCGTTACCCATCGACGCGGAACCGAGGACGAGTGCGGCCGGGGCGATTTTCTTGAACGCTTTGGTGAAGCCCTCTACCGACGTGAGGTCGCCGAGCGGTGGCGGACCCGTCACGTTGGTCGCGTAGAGAAAGCCCTCCCAGTTGAACCCGAAGAAGAACTTCTCGGACTGGGACAGGACGCTCATCAGAATCACGGCCAGCCAGAAGTTCGGCATGGCACGCCAGACGATTCCGCCGAACGACGCGACGTAGTCGCTGAACGTGTTGGGGTTCAGTCCCGCGTAGAAACCGAGCGGGATACCGATGAAGATGGCGATGAGGACCGACCAGAATCCCAGCCAGATGGTTCGGGGCGCGTAACTGACGACCAGCGAGTAGACGCTGGTGTCGGGTTGAAGCACCCACGATTCACCCAAATTCAGGGTGAAC
This genomic window contains:
- a CDS encoding DEAD/DEAH box helicase, encoding MATTGDQQYVDHELLAGEFIERRMYQLQLAGSAKDDHTLVCLPTGLGKTTVSLLVTAERLADVGGKSLLLAPTKPLVQQHADFYREALQIPDEDIVVFTGEVSPDDRTELWQDASVVIATPQVVENDLVGSRIDLREVTHVTFDECHRATGDYAYNYIAERYHQDAQNPLVTGMSASPGGDEEEILEVCENLGIDNVEVMTEEDSDVAEYTHETDVEWERVELPDDVLEIRDALNEVVEDRLEKLKELGITNKSSANLSETDLKKMRAELQQLIDNDQSEGFKGMSALAEIRKLRTAVTYVETQSVEALRRYFERQRNAAKSSGASKASQRFVSEPKVKEAMRRAEEYDDLHPKYSRARMRIAETLGIENGERVIVFTESRDTAEALTEFLGEHFDTQRFVGQGDKEGSDGMTQNQQQEVLNRFKANEFEVLVSTSVAEEGLDVPEVDLVLFYEPVPTAIRSIQRKGRTGRQAKGRVAVLLAEDTRDEAYFWISKRREDEMESEMRKLKGVADEVEEELDDSQRQLGDFDTTSPDSETDSGRDVDPGLQEFDAEDGRSENGGEDEKDSDEGVVATAEPDDETVEIVADQRELDSTIARDLSTREGIETRLETLSVGDYVLSDRVVVERKSVGDFLDTLTGGDRSMFEQVGDATRHYARPVVILEGGGLYEERNVHPNAIRGALSSLAVDFGASVLRTEDEDDTTDLLEVIATREQEADDREVSVHGEKASKTLAEQQEYVVSSIADIGPVTARSLLEKFRTVEAVMTAREDDLLEVQGVGEVTAERIRDVIGSEYDR
- a CDS encoding dolichol kinase gives rise to the protein MSLHSEVKRRLVHVSGTGYPALYLLGLANYDQLRLLLVASSVGAVVLEVIRLFVGLDWRIFDELTREYEQENLAGYALYIFGMTVAVLAFSPRISIPAMLMLTIADPISGLAGSGELGVKATHTLLLTFGVCLLITSLSGLPLVAAVLGALSATLADGMKPIIAGYVIDDNITIPVVSAVVMYVALRFLPTVTV
- the glyS gene encoding glycine--tRNA ligase → MSSSDLVELAKRRGYFFQSAGAYGGVSGFYTYGPQGATLKDNIENSWRDRFQRREGHREIDAPTVMPEPVFEASGHLDTFDDMLVECPECGESHRADHLVEDNTDIEEAESISIPDIEDLIADHDLQCPNCGAELAGEPVDDFNLMFETNIGPGSSSPGYLRPETAQGIFVEFPQLAEYARNQLPFGITQIGKAYRNEISPRKSIVRVREFTQAELEHFIDPTEDEPDIERVADVELPLYPAEQQAEDGTEYVHKTVQEAVDEGLVNEWVAYYLGVGKQWYESIGVDMDRFRFRQHLSGELAHYAADCWDAEAEVGGDWIEITGYAYRSDYDLSKHDEYSDDDFTIFKQYDEPKVVERATVDPDMSYLGPEFGGKAGDIADALEQLAERDRSAFEDEEVTVEIDGDEYTLPTEKTGFGVEEQKETGEHVMPHVVEPSIGIDRVIYTVLDHAYGEDEIEGETRKRLSLEPEVAPTFVGVFPLMDKDGMGELAREITDDLRAEGLDVTYDDSGNIGRRYRRQDEVGTPFCVTVDYEALEDDTVTLRERDSTDQVRVPVADLPDVLADLRAGETTFAELDAPTAEQ
- a CDS encoding CBS domain-containing protein; its protein translation is MKVGEAMTPRSEVVTVELPGTRDDVLEYLQERSFSSVPVVKNTGGSEEFRGLISRDDLIENPDEDQLAMLMREVPTTTQDTTIEEVADLMVAEGARRVPVVDGELEGIVTVTDVVRAIADGDADGDEQVGDIASRDVNTTYDEVPLTVAERELYYANLPYAVVLDEEGEMDGVLTEVDIIEVARVVEGEDDTGDSIADEDDDWKWESIKAVGKRYLPTRNVEIPAAPVEEFMTHDVVTVSGEKTAKEAAQMMLRNDVEQIPLVNGDRLTGIVRDINLLEALR
- a CDS encoding DUF7529 family protein, giving the protein MPKTGEGDDKPDYAEQIAASSDVHKGAWQRTLDDMAAMAEDLEDEGWDVVTIGAGHTAPTNPDSGETDRWGFVHVVPDNKAEPFAEAVETGKFPEYRVFRNEMQGRIFMLTQLLDPESETAILIAGNFEVRHAPGLVKTALKEDMMYTHVQTLDQTHLGSFRHDDVEKFFPDPHKYAGYDVDFEGALDEDDEAE
- a CDS encoding DUF7555 family protein — translated: MSQSTTSRRARQALDAVTYGIAVAAVVFVLGALLGFLLGGGLVTAKFVMFVVGILLFGYATFQLRPDAPWDTKETDDGKVKVTKNEPSGSVIGGRDETTFQAIVQRIPPLSQYSLPPEERLSVGAKLFVASLATLAWSFLMETVFGVVA
- a CDS encoding ABC transporter ATP-binding protein, which encodes MSEQIQQESVSVATGETLVEVNELKTYYDEGGIVDSNPVKAVDGVDFEIKRGETLGLVGESGCGKTTLGRTLIQLEDATSGEVLFDGTDITELSGKELKDWRRNSQMVFQDPESSLNDRMTVGEIIREPLDVHDWNTPQERRERVRELLDVVGLQPEHYYRYPHQFSGGQRQRIGIARALALEPEFVVLDEPVSALDVSVQAQILNLLEDLQDEFGLTYLFIAHDLSVVRHICDRVAVMYLGNIMELGDTSELFENPKNPYTHSLLSAIPEPDPTSQKERVTLRGTPPSPRDPPKGCPFTTRCPMKIRPDKYQDMDADTWVAIEVFREVLRERSRADKSLTEQAKEMLGMETRFSDIGEIKRELFEDIDLSSDVERHIDQAAGYVEENKEDEARTVLREEFGSICDSESPDHHVVSDTGRVSHCHRHKSEYTDPDEFVPYTER
- a CDS encoding ABC transporter ATP-binding protein, whose amino-acid sequence is MAQQESSAVRSEEDALLSVDNLQTAFFTDKEVIRAVDGISFDIHRGETVGIVGESGSGKSVTARSIMGLVDSPGRVLKGSSITFDGEELTDKSEKQYRNLRGSDIAMVFQDPLTSLNPVYTVGNQIKEALRLHQDLRGAEATDEAINLLEAVGIPDASRRVKEYPHEFSGGMRQRAVIAMALACDPELLICDEPTTALDVTIQAQILELLQDLQDERDLAIMFITHDMGVIAEISDQVNVMYAGEIVESAPVEELFENPRHPYTQGLLQSIPGNQPDADRLSTIEGDVPTPNEAATYCRFEPRCPKAFEDCTHVHPSSVEVNSEADDHTAACLLYPEDASQQEAVELHEQRESQREVSER
- a CDS encoding ABC transporter permease, yielding MSVDQQDDAPLRERIQENPGPALKWFAGALLLFSFEAGAVINFLTGLVGAPVDLPTLLTRDLIANNGYQTPGGAWKETFLNLAPAYAWAIRVVLVYAYAFIWMLWLWRGYLVFREHYRYADWTPRDDMVDRLRGHRWGQFGAVIVFGFIVLALFAPALGPTTVERTISNPYSHHIEYYNDQGQLENITVGSANLGSRSQGTPDRNVGPMQYDDFGRFHPFGTLPTGKDMFTFMAAGARVSLFIGLISIGVSGLIAVAFALLTAYYKGLVDLAVVIVGDSIMSLPRLLFVMLLSVVLGETWIADIYSGGFVLALIFAGTGWPFLWRSVRGPAMQVSEQEWIDAAKSFGQRPRVTMQKHMAPYILGYLLVYASMTLGGIIVAVAGLSFLGLGINPPTPEWGRAVNIGQSYVTTSSWHISFIPGVMIVLVVTAFNALGDGIRDAIDPQSEGGESDGAEVAASGGGA
- a CDS encoding ABC transporter permease, whose protein sequence is MSRWQYFAKRVLLSVPVLLFGASITFLVIRAGPLDPVSAILGPQGDPQAYNAIRDQLGLDQPLWQQYIDYMVNMFTLNLGESWVLQPDTSVYSLVVSYAPRTIWLGFWSVLIAIFIGIPLGFYAGLNPNTFSDYVASFGGIVWRAMPNFWLAVILMSVLSQSEKFFFGFNWEGFLYATNVTGPPPLGDLTSVEGFTKAFKKIAPAALVLGSASMGNEMRIGRTAVLETVNSNFIETARAKGVPPRSLVWKHIFRNALIPLVPIITSEAFILLGGSVLVESVFDISGIGYLFFQAVKNGDMPLVGSLMFIFILIVVLINIMQDFLYTIIDPRVGYDGGA